The Sorangiineae bacterium MSr11367 genome window below encodes:
- a CDS encoding PAAR domain-containing protein has product MGLMDSLSLAVNDAVSTDHAAAAANAASTAVDPGAYGAAFSEAVSNAVSPIRFQSQAARGPSPSPGETPPEPPPNPARTVAEVGGAVMGLLGLPLELINTGFAILTGPLAAIFPSLPAATMGCLYLGPPHGHLHPPSFTPPVTPAPIPLPSLGPVVLGPSLKVLINNLPAARAGDLGLAATCVGILPMFEIFTGSSNVFFAGMRAARMGDIAKACLPSVGGPIRGLAKAMMIAGAAVGAAGVAADVVDAAEGTGGPEAAAAAGMAAAIDAAALAVDVAAQAMSAAMGKDMAVPPSMGMMMIGMPNVLVGGFPMINIPDPVHLLLEKLGKLRKPKKKELKDKKQPGECGGCGCPPG; this is encoded by the coding sequence ATGGGCCTCATGGACTCGCTGTCGCTGGCCGTGAATGATGCGGTGAGCACCGATCACGCAGCCGCTGCGGCGAATGCTGCGAGTACCGCCGTGGACCCGGGTGCGTATGGCGCAGCATTCTCCGAGGCGGTGAGCAACGCCGTTTCGCCCATTCGATTCCAATCGCAGGCGGCTCGAGGGCCTTCCCCATCGCCAGGCGAGACGCCGCCCGAGCCTCCGCCAAATCCTGCCCGAACAGTCGCCGAGGTTGGCGGGGCGGTGATGGGGCTCTTGGGGCTCCCTTTGGAGTTGATCAACACAGGCTTTGCCATTCTGACGGGACCGCTGGCCGCAATCTTTCCGTCGCTGCCGGCGGCCACGATGGGATGTCTGTATTTGGGACCGCCGCACGGGCACCTGCACCCGCCGTCGTTCACACCCCCGGTGACGCCTGCGCCGATCCCTCTCCCTAGTTTGGGGCCGGTCGTTCTCGGGCCATCTTTGAAAGTCCTGATCAACAACCTGCCGGCTGCGCGCGCAGGGGATCTCGGGCTCGCGGCAACATGCGTGGGAATTCTCCCGATGTTCGAGATTTTCACGGGCTCGAGCAATGTGTTTTTCGCAGGCATGCGGGCCGCGCGAATGGGAGACATCGCCAAGGCGTGTCTGCCGAGTGTGGGGGGCCCCATCCGAGGGCTCGCCAAGGCGATGATGATCGCCGGCGCCGCCGTGGGGGCTGCTGGCGTTGCCGCGGACGTGGTCGATGCCGCCGAAGGCACGGGGGGACCTGAGGCTGCGGCCGCGGCTGGAATGGCCGCGGCGATCGATGCTGCCGCGCTGGCGGTCGACGTGGCCGCGCAGGCGATGTCTGCGGCGATGGGGAAGGACATGGCCGTCCCACCGTCGATGGGCATGATGATGATCGGTATGCCGAATGTGCTCGTGGGTGGTTTTCCCATGATCAACATTCCCGACCCGGTCCACCTGCTCCTCGAGAAACTGGGAAAACTTCGCAAGCCGAAGAAGAAAGAACTCAAGGACAAGAAGCAGCCCGGTGAATGCGGCGGCTGCGGGTGCCCGCCAGGATGA
- the vgrG gene encoding type VI secretion system tip protein VgrG: MVSALTSMFGGQVDELLFKMKAGPHDETKLVVAGFSGHEALSHLFRWDVDVVIDPEATPTLDDTLGLDAEFQILRDNEVIRVVRGIVGEVAPRASGERQRLVTLTIVPKLAELQYTSDYRIFQDLPVHDIVAELVKPHNIELEWRVDRRPQTRPYRVQRDETDYEFFCRIVADAGIHFHFFADQEKTKLVLVNNPGGYTPIDGEPGLPYRETGGAVTVDHVGSISCVRGLRPGAVVMRDYDFKRSRADLTARGEVEGPHNDEMAPKRELFLFPGDYTDAAEEGKTLAARRLQESRADARLFHGNSSCVRLQVGRKFELEQHPDDSWNQELVITELRLRGQRSGILAETVEGGSGPGFTAAFECAPSKARLQPARPRTPYAPPEPARVVGPEKGTPFVDEFGRVKVQFFWDREGKWDEKSSCWLRVMTPAAAADRGIWFPPRVGDEVVVNYFNGDIDRPFVAGAIYNAQEPQPNALPADASKSTIKTLTIPGGKGFNELTFQDRAGQEEIFLHAQKDRKTVVLHNHSETVGANQTSTVGANQTISVGANRTLSVGANESTSIGAHRHESVGKGEDVTIKQGRTHTIETGDDKLVVTAGNRDVNVKLKDTHHAKSKVETIDTTYELKGGTSITIHHPGDSKIFMEAGKASISTTSEIVLSNPSGSITLANGKVEIVAKSEVLIGSGKSTISIKNDGSIGLTGAKEIQAASGTSFMKVEPAKATLSGPMADVVAKAIAKVVGALVKIN; the protein is encoded by the coding sequence ATGGTCAGCGCGTTGACATCGATGTTCGGGGGCCAGGTCGACGAACTGTTGTTCAAAATGAAGGCGGGGCCCCACGACGAGACGAAGCTCGTCGTCGCAGGATTCAGTGGCCACGAGGCACTCTCGCACTTGTTTCGGTGGGACGTGGACGTGGTCATCGACCCCGAGGCCACCCCTACGTTGGACGACACGTTGGGACTCGACGCCGAGTTTCAGATTCTGCGGGACAACGAAGTCATTCGCGTCGTCCGTGGAATCGTCGGTGAAGTGGCCCCACGGGCCAGCGGCGAGCGCCAACGCCTGGTGACCCTTACCATCGTCCCAAAGCTGGCCGAGCTGCAATACACGTCGGATTACCGCATTTTTCAGGATTTGCCTGTCCACGACATCGTCGCGGAGCTGGTGAAGCCGCACAACATCGAGCTCGAATGGCGTGTCGATCGGAGACCCCAGACGCGCCCCTACCGCGTGCAGAGAGACGAGACGGACTACGAGTTCTTTTGCCGCATCGTCGCAGACGCGGGCATTCATTTTCATTTCTTCGCCGACCAAGAGAAGACGAAGTTGGTGCTGGTCAACAATCCGGGGGGCTACACACCGATCGACGGGGAGCCCGGGCTTCCGTACCGGGAAACCGGGGGAGCGGTCACGGTCGACCACGTTGGAAGTATTTCGTGCGTGCGTGGTCTGCGTCCGGGAGCGGTCGTGATGCGCGACTACGACTTCAAACGGTCCCGAGCCGATCTCACGGCTCGCGGCGAAGTCGAGGGCCCGCACAACGACGAAATGGCACCGAAACGCGAGCTATTCCTTTTTCCAGGGGACTACACGGACGCGGCCGAGGAGGGAAAGACGCTGGCCGCCCGCCGATTACAGGAATCGCGGGCCGATGCGCGTCTCTTTCATGGCAATAGCTCGTGCGTTCGTCTTCAGGTCGGTCGAAAGTTCGAGCTGGAGCAACACCCCGACGATAGTTGGAACCAGGAGCTGGTCATCACCGAGCTTCGACTTCGCGGCCAACGATCCGGGATCCTCGCTGAGACAGTCGAGGGGGGCTCTGGTCCGGGATTTACTGCGGCGTTCGAGTGTGCCCCCAGCAAGGCGCGCCTCCAGCCTGCACGACCAAGAACACCATACGCCCCGCCGGAGCCGGCGCGCGTTGTGGGGCCCGAAAAGGGAACTCCTTTCGTCGACGAGTTCGGTCGCGTCAAGGTGCAGTTCTTTTGGGACCGCGAAGGCAAATGGGACGAAAAGAGTTCCTGCTGGCTTCGCGTGATGACACCGGCTGCCGCTGCGGATCGCGGAATTTGGTTTCCCCCGCGGGTCGGGGACGAGGTCGTCGTCAATTACTTCAACGGCGACATTGATCGCCCGTTCGTCGCGGGCGCCATCTACAACGCGCAGGAGCCGCAGCCCAATGCGCTCCCGGCGGACGCCTCGAAGAGCACCATCAAGACGCTGACCATCCCGGGCGGCAAGGGGTTCAACGAGCTCACGTTTCAGGATCGCGCGGGGCAGGAGGAGATCTTTCTGCACGCGCAGAAGGATCGAAAGACGGTGGTGTTGCACAACCACAGCGAAACGGTTGGAGCGAACCAGACTTCGACCGTGGGGGCGAATCAGACGATCTCGGTGGGCGCGAACCGCACGCTCAGCGTCGGCGCCAACGAGTCGACGAGTATCGGCGCACACCGCCACGAATCCGTTGGGAAGGGCGAGGACGTCACGATCAAGCAAGGGCGGACCCATACGATCGAGACTGGCGACGACAAGCTCGTAGTAACCGCAGGCAACCGCGACGTGAACGTGAAGTTGAAGGACACGCACCACGCCAAGAGCAAAGTCGAGACGATCGACACCACCTACGAGCTCAAGGGCGGCACGTCGATCACCATTCACCATCCAGGGGACTCGAAGATCTTCATGGAAGCGGGCAAAGCGTCCATCTCGACGACGAGTGAAATCGTTTTGTCGAATCCTTCGGGATCCATCACGCTCGCGAACGGCAAGGTCGAAATCGTTGCAAAGAGCGAGGTGCTCATTGGATCGGGTAAGTCGACGATCTCGATCAAGAACGACGGTAGCATCGGTTTGACGGGTGCCAAGGAGATCCAGGCCGCGTCGGGGACCAGCTTCATGAAGGTCGAACCGGCGAAGGCTACTTTGAGCGGTCCCATGGCAGATGTCGTGGCCAAGGCGATCGCCAAGGTCGTCGGCGCGTTGGTCAAAATCAATTGA
- a CDS encoding tetratricopeptide repeat protein encodes MQKLIDAVVDRLKDFVAQNQRVLLVVESNDASNGLLVKCLDVIDQDASDIFWTFVDDFTDAVAFVNAVASGVRIRRELACKALAKSDGAPWPELPPEAGHLAIHPALRMRALMTYARALSSNPDEQHLVWNLFPATITDPVGYRAFVLELMVHEFPSPWCHHMRVVIRDDVARPALRDAVQVLRGADWFAPRLGPHDIEKAVEEQVGDESLSVDERVQALLTLAGLDYAHGRFGDALAKYALAGRYYAGTGKLALYALTLNGIGEVHARTGNPEQARKYFESALTPATNRLSQANEPGRIDAIPVLLNVSLNLGNLYLSQNRWADAGRYYEGARDIAHGMANAHVEIQCIENIGACHFELGQYREAAQAWEKGTGLARTIQADEHLRTLLQRQRDAYNRLGLTDRRDAVDTELRHLPGGA; translated from the coding sequence ATGCAAAAGTTGATCGACGCCGTCGTCGACAGGCTGAAGGACTTTGTCGCGCAGAATCAGCGGGTGCTCCTCGTCGTGGAAAGCAACGACGCTTCGAACGGGCTGTTGGTCAAATGCCTCGACGTCATCGATCAGGACGCGTCGGATATCTTCTGGACGTTCGTCGATGACTTCACGGATGCCGTAGCCTTCGTGAACGCCGTGGCGTCCGGCGTTCGCATTCGGCGTGAGCTCGCCTGCAAGGCCCTGGCGAAATCCGACGGGGCCCCGTGGCCCGAACTCCCGCCCGAGGCTGGCCACCTGGCCATTCACCCAGCCCTCCGGATGAGGGCCCTAATGACGTACGCGCGCGCCCTTTCCTCGAACCCGGACGAGCAGCACTTGGTCTGGAATCTCTTTCCGGCAACCATCACCGATCCCGTGGGTTACCGCGCCTTCGTGCTCGAGCTGATGGTGCACGAATTCCCGTCGCCGTGGTGTCATCACATGCGGGTCGTGATACGGGATGACGTCGCACGGCCGGCTCTGCGCGACGCTGTTCAGGTTCTGCGCGGGGCCGACTGGTTTGCGCCTCGGCTCGGCCCGCACGACATCGAGAAAGCCGTCGAGGAGCAAGTGGGCGACGAAAGCCTCTCGGTCGACGAGCGTGTTCAGGCACTACTGACCTTGGCGGGGCTCGACTACGCGCATGGGCGCTTCGGGGACGCGCTCGCGAAGTATGCACTGGCGGGTCGATACTATGCGGGGACGGGCAAACTCGCACTGTACGCGCTCACCCTCAATGGCATTGGCGAAGTACACGCGAGGACGGGAAACCCAGAGCAGGCGCGCAAGTACTTCGAGTCGGCGCTCACGCCGGCAACGAACCGGCTGTCGCAGGCGAACGAGCCGGGACGCATCGATGCGATCCCTGTGCTGCTCAACGTCTCGCTGAACCTCGGCAATCTGTACCTCTCTCAGAACCGATGGGCGGACGCAGGGCGTTACTACGAGGGCGCGCGGGACATCGCCCACGGCATGGCGAACGCGCACGTGGAGATCCAATGCATCGAGAACATCGGCGCCTGCCACTTCGAGTTGGGGCAATACCGGGAGGCGGCGCAAGCCTGGGAGAAGGGGACCGGCCTCGCGCGCACGATTCAGGCCGATGAGCACCTCCGCACGCTGCTGCAGCGTCAGCGCGATGCCTACAATCGGCTCGGACTCACGGATCGTCGCGACGCTGTCGATACCGAGCTTCGGCACCTCCCGGGAGGTGCGTGA
- the istB gene encoding IS21-like element helper ATPase IstB, with the protein MLSSPPTEPLSTDEVIGMLIDREWSARENKRLDRLLKDARVPNGVSLEELSCEAGRGVERSFARTLGACQWVRAKQNVIVVGATGAGKSFLGAALAQAACRQGFRALCIRTPRLLEQLAVARAAGTYAQALARIAKMSVLVLDDFLLSPMTEIEGRDLLEVLEDRYDHSSTVITSQLPTKTWHQAIGEATMADAICDRLVHNAHVVTLRGGSMRKKKAIAPEVTETKN; encoded by the coding sequence ATGCTCTCGTCGCCACCGACGGAACCACTGTCCACTGACGAAGTGATCGGGATGCTGATCGACCGCGAGTGGAGCGCCCGCGAAAACAAGAGGCTCGATCGTTTGCTCAAAGACGCGCGCGTGCCGAACGGCGTGAGCCTCGAGGAGCTGTCGTGCGAAGCCGGCCGCGGTGTTGAGCGATCCTTTGCGCGCACGCTCGGGGCTTGCCAGTGGGTCCGAGCGAAACAGAACGTGATCGTGGTCGGAGCCACCGGCGCCGGAAAGAGCTTCCTCGGCGCAGCCCTCGCTCAAGCGGCGTGCAGGCAAGGCTTTCGAGCCTTGTGCATCCGCACGCCGCGGCTGTTGGAGCAGCTCGCCGTTGCTCGCGCGGCCGGCACGTACGCACAGGCGCTCGCGCGCATCGCGAAGATGTCGGTCCTCGTGCTCGACGACTTTCTGTTGTCGCCGATGACGGAGATCGAGGGGCGCGACTTGCTCGAGGTGCTCGAGGATCGTTACGACCATTCGTCGACGGTGATCACGTCGCAGCTTCCGACGAAAACTTGGCACCAGGCGATCGGTGAAGCGACAATGGCGGACGCGATCTGCGACCGCCTCGTGCACAACGCCCACGTGGTGACCCTTCGAGGAGGCTCGATGCGGAAGAAGAAAGCGATTGCCCCCGAGGTAACCGAAACGAAAAACTGA
- a CDS encoding HEAT repeat domain-containing protein: protein MASIDLAALAQAVRQKDYGAQLVARQGGADAVDALAPLLADADEEVRELAVHCMAETGDPRAGDALVQLTVDSDPQVAMAAARAMHRLGGARSVPALLAALPRSDEPLVRRELGMAIGRFAGPGKIPDLRERLAEEQSPVAHQGILAALARMGDDPSREAFAAALSETGGMARKPWLDLAEYIEQPWLITPLGVVLDDPTPVLRVGVDARPDLIQALRACDLAVVLIAKLGAATFSFPVTRAKNYSAEEISEVKRFAGAA from the coding sequence ATGGCCAGCATCGATCTCGCCGCGCTCGCACAGGCCGTTCGTCAGAAGGACTACGGCGCGCAGCTCGTTGCCCGTCAAGGAGGGGCCGATGCCGTCGATGCCTTGGCGCCCCTTCTCGCGGATGCCGACGAGGAGGTTCGCGAGCTGGCGGTGCATTGCATGGCCGAAACGGGCGATCCCCGCGCCGGCGATGCGCTCGTGCAGCTCACGGTCGATTCGGATCCACAGGTTGCCATGGCCGCAGCGCGGGCGATGCACCGGCTCGGTGGGGCGCGTTCTGTCCCCGCTTTGCTGGCCGCGTTGCCTCGCAGCGACGAACCTCTCGTCCGCCGCGAGCTCGGGATGGCCATCGGCAGGTTTGCCGGGCCGGGAAAAATTCCTGACCTGCGCGAACGTCTCGCTGAGGAACAGTCCCCGGTTGCTCATCAGGGCATTTTGGCTGCCCTTGCTCGCATGGGGGATGACCCCTCGCGCGAAGCCTTCGCGGCGGCTCTCAGCGAGACGGGCGGCATGGCGAGAAAGCCGTGGCTAGACCTGGCGGAGTACATCGAGCAGCCCTGGTTGATCACGCCTCTGGGCGTCGTCCTGGATGACCCAACGCCGGTTCTTCGTGTTGGGGTCGATGCCCGGCCGGACCTGATCCAGGCGCTACGTGCATGCGATCTGGCGGTCGTCTTGATTGCCAAGCTTGGTGCCGCAACATTCTCGTTTCCGGTCACACGAGCGAAGAACTATTCCGCCGAAGAGATCAGCGAAGTCAAACGGTTTGCGGGGGCCGCATGA
- a CDS encoding DUF4062 domain-containing protein, which translates to MAGLGEGLKPIGRMKTPGWLVPPDLNLLLDLSRTATHHIRRCLADPRPDTGELTAHRMPDYKPDTPSAGSPRPMPRASGSHGGDSSASLLGKNFERRYTFFLSSTYSDLREERQVATSEILRAGHFPVGMEAFPATDDRGWQIIQQRVDDSDYYILIIGGRYGSIEDTTGFSWTEREYDYARSRGIPVLAFVRKKSYIPGDHVDTGLRSDKLAAFLEKITSSHLYKEWTTADSLRAEIVAAIHHRVRQDESANHTRGWIRYTAALDALAERTSHLQAAQELSDDDRIAKLKHC; encoded by the coding sequence GTGGCAGGTCTGGGCGAGGGGCTCAAACCAATCGGCCGAATGAAGACGCCAGGATGGCTGGTTCCACCTGATCTCAACCTCCTTCTCGACCTTTCTCGTACTGCAACCCACCACATTCGTCGATGTCTCGCAGATCCGCGCCCCGACACTGGTGAGTTGACGGCTCATCGAATGCCCGATTACAAACCGGACACGCCCTCGGCCGGTTCTCCCCGTCCGATGCCAAGGGCCTCCGGTTCGCATGGCGGGGACTCGTCGGCATCGTTGCTCGGAAAGAATTTTGAACGAAGGTATACGTTCTTTCTTAGTTCCACGTATTCGGACCTTCGCGAAGAGCGACAGGTCGCCACTTCGGAAATTCTCAGGGCCGGGCACTTTCCCGTTGGCATGGAAGCATTCCCGGCGACCGATGACCGCGGCTGGCAAATCATCCAGCAACGGGTGGACGATTCGGACTACTATATCCTAATCATCGGCGGCCGATACGGATCCATCGAAGATACGACAGGATTCAGCTGGACCGAGAGGGAGTACGATTATGCGAGGTCCAGAGGCATTCCGGTGCTGGCCTTCGTTCGAAAAAAGTCGTACATACCAGGCGACCACGTCGACACTGGGCTACGGTCAGACAAGCTTGCTGCGTTCCTCGAGAAGATCACCAGCTCGCATTTGTACAAGGAATGGACGACAGCGGACTCCCTTCGGGCCGAGATAGTGGCAGCGATCCATCATCGCGTTCGGCAGGACGAGAGTGCAAATCATACCAGGGGTTGGATCCGTTACACCGCAGCATTGGACGCTTTGGCTGAGCGAACATCACATCTTCAAGCGGCTCAGGAATTGAGCGACGACGATCGCATTGCGAAGCTGAAGCACTGCTAG
- a CDS encoding DUF6531 domain-containing protein produces the protein MRRLRVPARMTCREPLSAEDPLRFVGDPVDVVTGAVIDRTVDAQLDAPFPFRFVRYYSSELAAVDRGLGWGHTHSFDHYLSTSYDNGIGYTGPDGRQVAFPLLWNDGERSAKAGYVLERVSVSLFRLHLPDDDEVLEFEFSRPDWPARLTAISHPSGTIRLYYDAQTGLLSSIADSLNRTIRVDWVQIVAPSGHAEPRPHIAALVFVAASPSDRSGAAETLIAYRYDAFGRLLGGTDRYNNSFGFEYDANTRLIRLVDRRGYSFHFKYDARGRCIHTAGDDGVEEVELEYLEDATLVTLADRGQWVYEHAEGFLSRILDPYGGEHRRELDEAGQLREETDAAGRTFSIVRDANGKGLGRRDSAGHVWPMGQEPPKAPAHYVPSNDRGWEYGAILPSEHGLPVRRDLEMRGVPRLVLDVLAPSKGSTFADLQQTWAETTVRDLGGLPLWVERADGSRSSFSYDANANRVRLTDFDGSTWRWAHVSWNHTQQIINPLGHVTELEHTRREKLSRVVDPGSSTSEYSWDLKNRLVGVSRDGVVRETYSYGADDELEEKFDGEGAWLLRFEREDEGRKVRLALASGETHHLVYTAARRLKSAIIESLDGKQDLYAFDYNLAGDRIRDERNGRGVQRYFRDGRLATMRVLERFTTRYAWIGNDRLDVVDPTGAKHRIQHCYGGVVQRTTSNRVTEVAQFHPHGYCLAKIAFEAHDRRWDRFYERSGEGDVLSIRDSARGIRRFSYDAAHRLIGETLPNGHARTFVQTLGGNLAEAPGLGGVTVEHNRLVNANGSRFEYSQRHHMSARHSPQGSVHYRRDARDQMVLVHGGGVGVWSARYDALGRRIETIHNGATTTFYWDTDRLAAEIQPDGRLRIYVYVDDVAMAPFMFVDYANVDADPKSGKRYFILANHLGAPELVQDDARQVVWRAWYEAYGTAHIEVGHDFHQPLRWPGHYFDAATGLQYARYRYYSPELGRWIESDPLGVAGGLNLHAYGEGNPLRNVDVQGLDCPPGEKTPDKPEGKPDAEKTPVKPLDVGTYRDLKKREVVGDELEHDHMPSSRAVAEKMNRQLMEERGYPMTKDEKDNLHNNLMTVEVEKDVHKEGPTYLGKNRAKDDEGNKLYENDANDLRAAADRDAAAARENLIAKGHDPDAVDAAIDKLHTENERIGVYKDKLPLELLDDPP, from the coding sequence ATGCGGCGGCTGCGGGTGCCCGCCAGGATGACCTGCCGCGAGCCACTTTCCGCCGAGGACCCGCTGCGATTCGTAGGGGATCCGGTCGACGTCGTGACCGGCGCCGTCATCGACCGCACCGTCGATGCGCAGCTCGATGCTCCGTTTCCCTTCAGGTTCGTTCGCTACTACAGCAGCGAACTTGCTGCGGTGGATCGTGGCCTCGGTTGGGGGCACACACACTCGTTCGATCATTATCTGAGCACCTCGTATGACAACGGGATCGGCTACACCGGTCCCGATGGACGGCAGGTCGCATTTCCCCTTCTTTGGAACGACGGGGAGCGCTCTGCGAAGGCCGGCTACGTGCTCGAGCGCGTTAGCGTGAGCTTGTTTCGCCTGCACCTGCCCGACGACGACGAGGTGCTGGAGTTCGAGTTTTCACGCCCCGACTGGCCGGCACGCCTCACGGCGATATCCCACCCGTCTGGCACGATCCGTCTCTATTACGACGCTCAGACGGGCCTGCTGTCCAGCATCGCGGATTCGCTCAACCGCACCATACGTGTCGATTGGGTACAAATCGTTGCCCCGTCGGGACACGCGGAGCCTCGTCCGCACATCGCGGCGCTGGTCTTCGTTGCGGCCTCGCCGTCGGATCGAAGCGGCGCTGCTGAGACGCTGATTGCCTATCGGTACGACGCGTTCGGCCGCCTGCTCGGCGGAACGGATCGGTACAACAACAGCTTTGGGTTCGAATACGACGCCAACACGCGCCTGATTCGCCTCGTTGACCGCCGCGGCTATTCGTTTCACTTCAAATACGATGCGCGCGGCCGATGCATCCACACCGCCGGCGATGACGGTGTCGAAGAGGTCGAGCTCGAGTACCTCGAGGACGCCACCCTCGTTACGCTCGCCGACCGTGGGCAATGGGTCTACGAGCACGCAGAGGGCTTCCTCTCGCGCATCCTCGACCCATACGGCGGCGAGCACCGGCGCGAGCTCGACGAGGCCGGTCAGCTCCGCGAGGAGACGGACGCAGCGGGCCGCACATTTTCGATCGTCCGTGACGCGAACGGGAAGGGGCTTGGCCGGCGCGATTCTGCGGGGCATGTGTGGCCAATGGGGCAGGAGCCACCCAAGGCTCCCGCCCACTATGTTCCATCGAACGACCGCGGGTGGGAATACGGCGCGATTCTGCCTTCGGAACACGGCCTTCCCGTGCGTCGAGATCTCGAGATGCGGGGCGTGCCACGCTTGGTTCTGGACGTTCTCGCACCCTCCAAAGGCAGCACCTTCGCGGATCTTCAGCAGACCTGGGCCGAGACGACCGTCCGCGATCTCGGTGGCCTTCCTCTTTGGGTGGAGCGGGCAGATGGATCACGGAGTTCTTTTTCGTACGATGCCAACGCCAACCGTGTTCGGCTCACGGACTTCGATGGATCGACGTGGCGGTGGGCGCACGTTTCCTGGAACCACACGCAGCAAATCATCAATCCTCTCGGCCACGTCACGGAACTGGAACACACGCGACGCGAAAAGCTGTCGCGCGTGGTCGACCCAGGCTCCTCCACGAGCGAGTACTCATGGGACCTGAAGAACCGACTCGTCGGTGTTTCGCGCGATGGCGTCGTGCGCGAGACGTACAGCTACGGGGCTGACGACGAGCTCGAGGAAAAGTTCGACGGGGAAGGGGCATGGCTTCTCCGCTTCGAACGGGAGGACGAGGGCCGCAAAGTCCGGCTTGCGCTGGCAAGCGGGGAAACGCACCACCTCGTCTACACGGCGGCGCGTCGGCTCAAGTCGGCCATCATCGAGTCCCTCGACGGAAAGCAAGACCTCTACGCGTTCGACTACAACCTGGCGGGCGATCGCATTCGTGACGAGCGCAATGGGCGCGGCGTCCAGCGTTACTTCCGGGATGGTCGCCTTGCGACCATGCGCGTTCTGGAGCGTTTCACCACGCGTTATGCATGGATCGGCAATGACCGTCTCGACGTCGTCGACCCTACGGGTGCCAAGCATAGAATCCAGCATTGCTACGGCGGCGTAGTCCAGCGCACGACGTCGAACCGGGTGACCGAGGTCGCCCAATTTCATCCGCACGGATACTGCCTCGCGAAGATCGCCTTCGAGGCGCACGATCGACGCTGGGACCGCTTCTACGAACGATCGGGCGAAGGGGATGTTCTAAGCATCCGCGATAGCGCACGCGGAATCCGGCGGTTTTCCTATGACGCAGCCCATCGTCTGATCGGCGAGACGCTTCCCAATGGGCATGCGCGAACGTTCGTGCAGACGCTCGGCGGCAATCTCGCTGAGGCGCCAGGTCTCGGTGGCGTGACGGTGGAGCACAATCGACTCGTCAACGCCAACGGAAGTCGGTTCGAATACAGCCAGCGACACCACATGAGCGCGCGGCACTCGCCGCAGGGAAGTGTGCATTACCGACGCGACGCCCGCGATCAAATGGTCCTCGTCCACGGCGGTGGAGTTGGCGTCTGGTCGGCGCGCTACGACGCGCTCGGTCGTCGCATCGAAACCATCCACAACGGCGCCACGACGACGTTCTACTGGGACACGGACCGACTCGCAGCGGAGATCCAGCCGGACGGCCGCTTGCGCATCTACGTCTACGTGGACGACGTCGCGATGGCGCCGTTCATGTTCGTCGACTACGCGAACGTCGACGCGGACCCGAAAAGCGGAAAGCGTTATTTCATCCTCGCCAACCATCTTGGGGCGCCCGAGCTCGTGCAAGACGATGCAAGGCAAGTGGTCTGGCGAGCCTGGTATGAGGCCTACGGAACTGCCCACATCGAAGTGGGGCACGACTTCCACCAGCCTCTTCGATGGCCTGGGCACTACTTCGACGCAGCGACCGGCTTGCAGTATGCCCGTTACCGCTATTACTCGCCGGAACTTGGAAGGTGGATCGAATCGGACCCGCTGGGTGTCGCTGGAGGTCTCAACCTTCATGCCTACGGGGAAGGGAATCCTCTTCGCAACGTCGATGTCCAAGGGCTCGATTGCCCGCCGGGCGAGAAAACACCCGACAAGCCGGAGGGGAAACCGGACGCGGAGAAGACGCCGGTCAAACCGCTCGACGTCGGCACCTACCGAGATCTCAAAAAGCGAGAGGTCGTCGGGGACGAGCTGGAGCACGACCACATGCCATCAAGCAGGGCGGTGGCCGAGAAGATGAACCGCCAGCTCATGGAAGAGCGCGGCTACCCGATGACCAAAGACGAGAAGGACAATCTGCACAACAATCTGATGACAGTGGAGGTCGAGAAAGACGTTCATAAAGAAGGGCCGACCTACCTGGGCAAGAACCGGGCAAAGGACGATGAAGGCAACAAGCTGTACGAGAACGACGCGAACGATCTTCGCGCGGCGGCGGACAGGGACGCCGCGGCGGCGCGAGAGAACCTCATCGCCAAGGGGCACGATCCGGATGCCGTTGATGCCGCGATCGACAAACTGCACACGGAAAACGAGCGGATCGGCGTGTACAAGGACAAGCTTCCCTTGGAGCTGTTGGATGACCCCCCCTAA